A stretch of Corallococcus macrosporus DNA encodes these proteins:
- the bamD gene encoding outer membrane protein assembly factor BamD, with product MTGPFTGLITAALLAAAAPGPSGRVGPNTNPIVSKAKEREELIAKLKRDIFKVDRAIGETEKLISKSRNAPYLPDLQFRLAELYVEKSRYVYYLQAETRPEGATGAIVSPETRLMKQKAVQMYYRLLREYPDFKDGDQVTFYLAHEQRELGQFDEMLKTLGDLTRKYPNSPLRLEAEQILGDHFFDKADLVEAEKHYQAILELPPSPVHDLARYKMGWIRVNQAKHAEAVTFFEAAAASAPLPGVDVKKALNVKREALLDLVYSYTEAKPPKGALNYFEKLSEGRATYALALDKLGNRYFIKQQYEWAIPALRKLMEVQPDPELDLERGQKLYDSLKAAKGKVMPEPEDIRFLVRAAVQIKTDPEMAEADRKKQLAETEEMARDLSTQVHLAAQKADSRELYVKAADAYREYLGLFRPEQYVRPIMKNRADALFAAKEFPEAARQFEELARYEDKAKDNKAVDTAMYGALLAHFSTLKPEEAQKRNAFEVADARQALKLLGANYVSRYPQSPHVLDVKFNIARAYYEDGEYPKAAELFTAFALAHPNYKDAPVAGNLALDSLRQVNDFKKLDETGKKFLASALPQGFRGEVQKILAQSKAEALDELALQSAQETGDVIEGLMKVADENKNTDIGEKALYGAFTAAREKRDLPRERELGTKLVQSYPKSQYLSDVLLTLGRHAAEAAAFNEAAGWFEQVGQKLTGDLASVDGWMAGARLRIALGEYKEASRNLETAAEASGARKGEVLALLAETRLKQKDYARAKTAAETAIKLDKNNVAAAAVLAEVQATTAPTAPPDALISTLTAAVQGPNGQTEEAAKGLWYLGEILYRGYKDLPADKVEEKVAALQAMEGVYTQAASLGYPEWAVASLWKIALAYGHIADVVDQTPVPGGLSAAETKQFQDAVKQQVGPLKARSDEAFKACLSRAESLEVFNAAVVGCRNRTDVAALPVPQPAAPTQPAALEDLRKKAERVLTAEALEALGMGYLDAHQYGMAQLTFGRVTELQDTRASAHAALGWAMLNLGDAMGARAAYAKALEADPTYDKARLNLAALRCRFGDTDGARRELAVLKDMGTLNGPDVDAGWKACK from the coding sequence ATGACCGGCCCGTTCACCGGCCTCATCACCGCCGCGCTGCTCGCGGCCGCGGCCCCCGGCCCCAGCGGCCGCGTGGGACCCAACACCAACCCCATCGTGTCCAAGGCGAAGGAGCGCGAGGAGCTCATCGCCAAGCTGAAGCGCGACATCTTCAAGGTGGACCGCGCCATTGGCGAGACGGAGAAGCTCATCTCCAAGAGCCGCAATGCCCCCTACCTGCCGGACCTGCAGTTCCGGCTGGCGGAGCTCTACGTCGAGAAGAGCCGCTACGTGTACTACCTCCAGGCGGAGACCCGGCCGGAGGGCGCCACGGGGGCCATCGTCTCCCCGGAGACGCGCCTGATGAAGCAGAAGGCGGTGCAGATGTACTACCGCCTGCTGCGCGAGTACCCGGACTTCAAGGACGGGGACCAGGTGACGTTCTACCTGGCGCACGAGCAGCGCGAGCTGGGCCAGTTCGACGAGATGCTCAAGACGCTGGGGGACCTGACGCGCAAGTACCCCAACAGCCCGCTGCGCCTGGAAGCCGAGCAGATCCTGGGCGACCACTTCTTCGACAAGGCGGACCTCGTCGAGGCGGAGAAGCACTACCAGGCCATCCTGGAGCTGCCGCCGTCGCCGGTGCACGACCTGGCCCGCTACAAGATGGGCTGGATCCGCGTGAACCAGGCCAAGCACGCGGAGGCCGTGACGTTCTTCGAGGCGGCGGCCGCGAGCGCCCCCCTGCCCGGCGTGGACGTGAAGAAGGCGCTCAACGTCAAGCGCGAGGCCCTGCTGGACCTGGTCTACAGCTACACGGAGGCCAAGCCCCCCAAGGGCGCGCTCAACTACTTCGAGAAGCTCAGCGAGGGCCGCGCCACGTACGCGCTCGCGCTGGACAAGCTGGGCAACCGCTACTTCATCAAGCAGCAGTACGAGTGGGCCATCCCCGCGCTGCGCAAGCTGATGGAAGTGCAGCCCGACCCCGAGCTGGACCTGGAGCGCGGTCAGAAGCTGTATGACTCGCTCAAGGCCGCCAAGGGCAAGGTGATGCCGGAGCCGGAGGACATCCGCTTCCTCGTGCGCGCCGCGGTGCAGATCAAGACCGACCCGGAGATGGCGGAGGCGGACCGCAAGAAGCAGCTCGCGGAGACGGAGGAGATGGCGCGCGACCTGTCCACGCAGGTCCACCTGGCCGCGCAGAAGGCGGACTCGCGCGAGCTGTACGTGAAGGCCGCGGACGCCTACCGCGAGTACCTGGGCCTGTTCCGGCCGGAGCAGTACGTGCGGCCCATCATGAAGAACCGCGCGGACGCGCTCTTCGCCGCGAAGGAGTTCCCGGAGGCGGCGCGCCAGTTCGAGGAGCTGGCCCGCTACGAGGACAAGGCCAAGGACAACAAGGCCGTGGACACCGCCATGTACGGCGCGCTCCTGGCCCACTTCTCCACGCTCAAGCCGGAGGAGGCCCAGAAGCGCAACGCCTTCGAGGTCGCCGACGCGCGGCAGGCGCTGAAGCTGCTGGGCGCGAACTACGTGTCTCGCTACCCGCAGAGCCCGCACGTGCTGGACGTGAAGTTCAACATCGCGCGCGCCTACTACGAGGACGGCGAGTACCCGAAGGCGGCGGAGCTGTTCACCGCGTTCGCGCTGGCGCACCCGAACTACAAGGACGCGCCGGTGGCGGGCAACCTGGCCCTGGACAGCCTGCGGCAGGTGAACGACTTCAAGAAGCTGGACGAGACGGGCAAGAAGTTCCTCGCGTCCGCGCTGCCGCAGGGCTTCCGCGGAGAGGTGCAGAAGATCCTCGCGCAGAGCAAGGCGGAGGCCCTGGACGAGCTGGCCCTGCAGAGCGCACAGGAGACGGGCGACGTCATCGAAGGCCTGATGAAGGTCGCGGACGAGAACAAGAACACGGACATCGGCGAGAAGGCGCTCTACGGCGCGTTCACCGCCGCGCGTGAGAAGCGCGACCTGCCGCGCGAGCGCGAGCTGGGCACGAAGCTGGTGCAGTCCTACCCCAAGAGCCAGTACCTGTCGGACGTGCTCCTGACGCTGGGCCGGCACGCGGCGGAAGCAGCGGCCTTCAACGAGGCGGCCGGCTGGTTCGAGCAGGTGGGCCAGAAGCTGACGGGCGACCTGGCGTCGGTGGACGGCTGGATGGCCGGCGCCCGCCTGCGCATCGCGCTGGGTGAGTACAAGGAAGCGTCCCGCAACCTGGAGACGGCCGCCGAGGCCTCGGGCGCGCGCAAGGGCGAGGTGCTGGCCCTGCTCGCCGAGACGCGCCTGAAGCAGAAGGACTACGCCCGCGCGAAGACGGCGGCGGAGACGGCCATCAAGCTGGACAAGAACAACGTGGCCGCCGCCGCGGTGCTCGCGGAGGTGCAGGCCACCACGGCGCCCACCGCGCCGCCGGACGCGCTCATCTCCACCCTCACCGCCGCGGTGCAGGGCCCCAACGGCCAGACGGAAGAGGCCGCCAAGGGGCTCTGGTACCTGGGCGAAATCCTCTACCGCGGCTACAAGGACCTGCCGGCGGACAAGGTCGAGGAGAAGGTCGCCGCGCTCCAGGCCATGGAGGGCGTGTACACGCAGGCCGCGTCGCTCGGGTATCCGGAGTGGGCGGTGGCGTCGCTGTGGAAGATTGCCCTCGCGTACGGCCACATCGCGGACGTGGTGGACCAGACGCCGGTGCCCGGCGGGCTGTCCGCCGCGGAGACGAAGCAGTTCCAGGACGCGGTGAAGCAGCAGGTGGGGCCTCTCAAGGCCCGCTCCGACGAGGCCTTCAAGGCGTGCCTGTCCCGCGCGGAGTCGCTGGAGGTCTTCAACGCGGCGGTGGTGGGCTGCCGCAACCGCACGGACGTGGCCGCGCTGCCGGTGCCGCAGCCGGCCGCGCCCACGCAGCCCGCGGCGCTGGAGGACCTGCGCAAGAAGGCGGAGAGGGTCCTCACCGCCGAGGCGCTGGAGGCCCTGGGCATGGGCTACCTGGACGCGCACCAGTACGGCATGGCGCAGCTGACGTTCGGCCGCGTGACGGAGCTGCAGGACACGCGCGCGTCCGCGCACGCGGCGCTGGGCTGGGCCATGCTCAACCTGGGTGACGCGATGGGCGCGCGGGCGGCGTACGCCAAGGCGCTGGAGGCGGACCCCACCTACGACAAGGCCCGCCTCAACCTGGCCGCGCTGCGCTGCCGCTTCGGCGACACGGACGGCGCGCGCCGCGAGCTGGCCGTGCTCAAGGACATGGGCACGCTCAACGGCCCGGACGTGGACGCCGGGTGGAAGGCCTGCAAGTGA
- a CDS encoding laminin G domain-containing protein, translated as MKMRMGFTAVLLLGPLSAGAVSQKLRYRFESVSDPVTTVVDDSGKGHTGTVQASNGGTVTVETPGYEGQGVRFPAVCVGTTCAKAFISAADSVSLNPGTALFSFGARVRVTLAELSADHGSNLVQKGLSSTAQWKLQLDDAVGGKPSCVVRTTGGADAVIVKSSVGIADGVWHKVTCQRTSTTLTILIDNVARGSALLASTYDINPTGQSVGIGAKSAGNNNDQFHGAIDDVYFNLD; from the coding sequence ATGAAGATGCGGATGGGGTTCACCGCGGTGTTGTTGCTGGGGCCACTTTCGGCCGGCGCGGTGAGCCAGAAGCTGCGCTACCGGTTCGAGTCCGTGTCCGACCCGGTGACCACCGTGGTGGACGACAGCGGCAAGGGCCACACGGGCACGGTGCAGGCGAGTAACGGCGGCACCGTGACGGTGGAGACGCCGGGCTACGAGGGCCAGGGCGTGCGCTTCCCGGCCGTCTGTGTCGGGACGACGTGCGCGAAGGCGTTCATCAGCGCGGCGGACTCCGTGTCACTCAACCCGGGCACGGCGCTGTTCTCCTTCGGGGCGCGCGTGCGCGTGACGCTCGCGGAGCTGAGCGCGGACCACGGCTCCAACCTGGTGCAGAAGGGGCTCTCCTCCACGGCCCAGTGGAAGCTGCAGCTGGATGACGCGGTGGGGGGCAAGCCCAGCTGCGTGGTGCGCACCACTGGTGGCGCGGACGCCGTCATCGTGAAGTCGTCGGTGGGCATCGCGGATGGCGTCTGGCACAAGGTGACGTGTCAGCGCACCAGCACCACGTTGACCATCCTCATCGACAACGTGGCCCGGGGCAGCGCGCTGCTCGCCAGCACCTACGACATCAACCCCACGGGCCAGTCCGTCGGCATCGGGGCCAAGAGCGCGGGGAACAACAACGACCAGTTCCACGGCGCCATCGACGACGTGTACTTCAACCTGGACTGA
- a CDS encoding outer membrane beta-barrel domain-containing protein has translation MRFLLLSLLCLVPGLARAQAEELENPGTVSAVQDRLYRMHHELSLGVGVLPADAFYKGLIGTVGYTYHFSDSLAWQVGRGTYSYNVQTSLRSQLERDFDAAPTATAFEDQVQWMVGSDLMWSPLYGKTSFLNSNVIHFEVFLLAGGTVVKVDRSDGFRPAVNLGLGVRVFSTQNVSFRLDVTNNTVFAGAARIINVPTVQIGTAFNFGATE, from the coding sequence GTGCGATTCCTCCTGCTCTCCCTCCTGTGCCTGGTGCCCGGCCTCGCGCGCGCCCAGGCCGAGGAACTCGAGAACCCTGGCACCGTCTCCGCGGTGCAGGACCGCCTCTACCGCATGCACCACGAGCTCTCGCTCGGCGTGGGCGTGCTGCCCGCGGACGCCTTCTACAAGGGTCTCATCGGCACCGTCGGCTACACGTACCACTTCAGCGACAGCCTCGCGTGGCAGGTGGGCCGCGGCACGTACAGCTACAACGTGCAGACCAGCCTGCGCAGCCAGTTGGAGCGCGACTTCGACGCCGCCCCCACCGCCACCGCGTTCGAGGACCAGGTGCAGTGGATGGTGGGTTCCGACCTCATGTGGAGCCCGCTGTACGGCAAGACGTCCTTCCTCAACTCCAACGTCATCCACTTCGAGGTCTTCCTGCTCGCCGGTGGCACGGTGGTGAAGGTGGACCGCAGCGACGGCTTCCGTCCCGCCGTCAACCTGGGCCTGGGCGTGCGCGTGTTCTCCACCCAGAACGTGTCCTTCCGGCTGGACGTCACCAACAACACCGTCTTCGCGGGCGCGGCGCGCATCATCAACGTGCCCACCGTGCAGATTGGGACGGCCTTCAACTTCGGCGCCACGGAATGA
- a CDS encoding LEA type 2 family protein encodes MSSVNRSTCLMALVSALFALSSGCASAPVRSGAPPALTAQETTVVSQGLTDASVRYTGQITGTATGVVERADYELVADGQVVKKGSAKLGVPFAPGTPADFSIEEKSAYVKGPEDLARLSAQGGTVLIALRGTLVVRSGESEDTLPFAASRAVRVPRLPEVIVESLDAARYSPEEVQMNLRLGVRNPNPFPLRLDSLTYKVTVADRPLEEGTAAQADTVDPSATGVYPVEVAVTAQSWGPGVKGLISKGVLPYSIQGEVKGPMLQVPFVLKGDVKLNVSR; translated from the coding sequence ATGTCCTCCGTGAATCGCTCGACCTGCCTGATGGCCCTGGTGTCCGCGCTGTTCGCTCTTTCCTCCGGGTGCGCCTCCGCCCCGGTCCGCTCCGGCGCCCCCCCTGCCCTGACGGCCCAGGAGACCACCGTCGTCTCCCAGGGGCTCACCGACGCCTCCGTGCGCTACACCGGACAAATCACCGGCACCGCCACCGGCGTGGTGGAGCGCGCCGACTACGAGCTCGTCGCCGACGGGCAGGTGGTGAAGAAGGGCTCCGCGAAGCTGGGGGTGCCGTTCGCCCCGGGCACGCCCGCGGACTTCTCCATCGAGGAGAAGTCCGCCTACGTGAAGGGCCCGGAGGACCTGGCCCGCCTGAGCGCCCAGGGCGGCACGGTGCTCATCGCGCTGCGCGGCACGCTGGTGGTGCGCTCCGGGGAGAGCGAGGACACCCTGCCCTTCGCCGCCAGCCGCGCCGTGCGCGTGCCCCGGCTGCCGGAGGTCATCGTGGAGAGCCTGGATGCCGCGCGCTACTCGCCGGAGGAGGTGCAGATGAACCTGCGGCTGGGCGTGCGCAACCCGAACCCGTTCCCGCTGCGGCTCGACTCGCTGACCTACAAGGTCACGGTGGCGGACCGCCCCCTGGAGGAGGGCACGGCGGCCCAGGCGGACACGGTGGACCCGTCCGCCACGGGCGTGTACCCGGTGGAGGTCGCGGTGACGGCGCAGTCCTGGGGCCCGGGCGTCAAGGGGCTCATCTCCAAGGGCGTGCTGCCCTACAGCATCCAGGGCGAGGTGAAGGGCCCCATGCTGCAGGTCCCCTTCGTCCTGAAGGGTGACGTGAAGCTCAACGTGTCCCGCTAG
- a CDS encoding AgmX/PglI C-terminal domain-containing protein has protein sequence MSGQPSVLQVVILRDGLLVGTEVFVPGTYALGSDASSDLRLDDASVSPRHALLYFQNGRTAIQDAGGGTSGVFVNGHQVTACEIRSVDEVLCGPFVLKTRILNQRPVETKPQPPPEVAALLGGAGAPPAAPPHVNGFAPQHGAQAAHAQQAAYAQQQAALAQQQAQQAALAQQQAQQAALAQQQAQQAAYAQQQAQQAALAQQQAQRAAQAQQAAHAQQQAALAQQQAQQAAYAQQQAQQAALAQQQAQQAAYAQQQAQQAAYAQQQAQQAAYAQQQAQQAALAQQQAQQAAKAAHAQQVARAQPAASKQAPAPAVPAGTVPSTRRRPPSEAMPSLLVVDDLLADVDSDVAAPSSGPLVLDAAPATRPTHAPKIGPGKKGAAQLYLELYWGAVRRDARRFAPDVKKPVKAAVDELAPMPLWGFSLPEGDAFTLAESVNGNYRLFVPPGTEVEKANGDGRFTPVTTAALESDGSRRFVTLRDGAAARLTQGKMSLVAYAAPTPERVFVNPLKGLPWLTLFFLAIFGGGLGWFIATRPQGPATADFTQKNLPPVALRLIAPEPKKKEEAKKKLESLKKKEPVKEKPAVAEKAPPKPVKEVQVPKAVAAAPESKALKALAKLSAAGPAANDLLAAVDKLGSGPGSKNAKQTNYKLAGLIGKAPIANAGLGTFGLGGGGKGGGATLGAELLRGKGGGGIGALGAGGVGKGAVGGTVTRATARSISSTQGTVDREAVAKVINSHLNEVHGCYERALLKDPGLAGKVVLEWAIGLNGRVASAKTKSSTLRNASVEACILSSLKGWQFPAPKGGQVIITYPFLFNSVGY, from the coding sequence TTGAGCGGCCAGCCCAGCGTCCTGCAAGTCGTCATCCTCCGCGACGGCCTCCTGGTGGGGACGGAGGTCTTCGTCCCCGGCACCTATGCGCTCGGATCCGATGCGTCGTCGGATCTGCGGCTGGACGACGCGTCCGTGTCGCCGCGCCATGCGTTGCTGTACTTCCAGAACGGCCGCACCGCGATCCAGGACGCGGGCGGCGGCACCAGCGGCGTCTTCGTCAACGGGCACCAGGTCACGGCCTGTGAGATCCGCTCGGTGGACGAGGTGCTGTGTGGTCCGTTCGTCCTGAAGACGCGGATCCTCAACCAGCGTCCCGTCGAGACCAAGCCGCAGCCGCCGCCCGAGGTCGCCGCGCTCCTCGGAGGCGCTGGGGCTCCGCCCGCCGCGCCTCCGCACGTAAACGGCTTCGCGCCGCAGCACGGCGCGCAGGCCGCGCACGCGCAACAGGCGGCCTACGCCCAGCAGCAGGCCGCGCTGGCTCAGCAGCAGGCGCAGCAGGCCGCACTCGCCCAGCAGCAGGCGCAGCAGGCCGCGCTGGCGCAACAGCAGGCGCAGCAAGCGGCGTACGCGCAGCAGCAGGCTCAGCAGGCCGCGCTGGCACAACAGCAGGCGCAACGAGCCGCGCAGGCCCAGCAGGCCGCACACGCGCAGCAGCAGGCCGCGCTCGCGCAGCAGCAGGCTCAGCAAGCCGCGTATGCACAGCAGCAGGCTCAGCAAGCCGCGCTCGCGCAGCAACAGGCCCAGCAGGCTGCGTATGCGCAGCAGCAGGCTCAGCAGGCTGCGTATGCGCAGCAACAGGCCCAGCAGGCTGCGTATGCGCAGCAGCAGGCCCAGCAGGCCGCGCTCGCGCAGCAGCAGGCCCAGCAGGCCGCGAAGGCGGCTCACGCGCAACAGGTCGCACGCGCGCAGCCCGCGGCTTCGAAGCAGGCCCCCGCTCCCGCCGTCCCCGCGGGCACCGTGCCCTCCACGCGGCGCCGTCCTCCTTCGGAGGCGATGCCCAGCCTGCTGGTCGTGGACGACCTGCTCGCGGACGTGGACAGCGACGTCGCCGCGCCCTCCTCCGGTCCGCTCGTCCTCGACGCGGCCCCGGCCACCCGCCCCACGCACGCGCCGAAGATCGGCCCGGGCAAGAAGGGCGCGGCCCAGCTCTACCTGGAGCTTTACTGGGGCGCCGTGCGCCGCGACGCGCGCCGCTTCGCCCCGGACGTGAAGAAGCCCGTGAAGGCCGCCGTGGACGAGCTGGCCCCCATGCCGCTGTGGGGCTTCTCCCTCCCGGAAGGCGACGCCTTCACGCTCGCTGAATCCGTCAACGGCAACTACCGCCTCTTCGTGCCCCCCGGCACCGAGGTGGAGAAGGCCAACGGCGACGGCCGCTTCACCCCCGTCACCACCGCCGCGCTCGAGTCCGACGGCAGCCGCCGCTTCGTCACCCTGCGCGACGGCGCCGCCGCCCGCCTCACCCAGGGCAAGATGTCGCTCGTCGCCTACGCGGCCCCCACCCCCGAGCGCGTCTTCGTCAACCCGCTCAAGGGCCTGCCCTGGCTGACCCTCTTCTTCCTCGCCATCTTCGGCGGAGGCCTGGGCTGGTTCATCGCCACCCGGCCTCAAGGCCCCGCGACCGCGGACTTCACGCAGAAGAACCTGCCCCCCGTCGCGCTGCGCCTCATCGCCCCCGAGCCCAAGAAGAAGGAAGAGGCCAAGAAGAAGCTGGAGTCGCTCAAGAAGAAGGAGCCCGTGAAGGAGAAGCCCGCCGTCGCGGAGAAGGCGCCTCCCAAGCCCGTCAAGGAAGTGCAGGTCCCCAAGGCCGTGGCCGCCGCGCCGGAGAGCAAGGCCCTCAAGGCGCTCGCGAAGCTGTCCGCCGCGGGCCCCGCCGCCAACGACCTGCTGGCCGCCGTGGACAAGCTGGGCAGCGGCCCGGGCAGCAAGAACGCCAAGCAGACCAACTACAAGCTGGCCGGCCTCATCGGGAAGGCCCCCATCGCCAACGCGGGCCTGGGCACCTTCGGCCTGGGCGGCGGCGGCAAGGGCGGCGGCGCCACCCTGGGCGCGGAGCTCTTGCGCGGCAAGGGCGGCGGCGGCATCGGCGCGCTGGGCGCGGGCGGCGTGGGCAAGGGCGCGGTCGGCGGCACCGTCACGCGCGCCACCGCGCGCAGCATCTCCTCCACGCAAGGCACCGTGGACCGCGAGGCCGTGGCCAAGGTCATCAACAGCCACCTGAATGAAGTGCACGGCTGCTACGAGCGCGCGCTGCTCAAGGACCCCGGCCTCGCCGGCAAGGTGGTGCTGGAGTGGGCCATCGGGCTCAACGGCCGCGTCGCCTCCGCCAAGACGAAGTCCTCCACCCTCCGCAATGCCTCCGTCGAGGCGTGCATCCTCAGCAGCCTGAAGGGCTGGCAGTTCCCGGCTCCCAAGGGCGGCCAAGTCATCATCACGTACCCGTTCCTCTTCAACTCGGTCGGCTACTGA
- a CDS encoding hemerythrin domain-containing protein yields the protein MSGPTDFVSLGALHRDLEELFLQHQEALMGMDLPAARERLARYREELTRHLEAEEALLLPELPRAGRIRGAAPELFTGEHQRMRELLVKCQDAVDALDASAPDYRRAVLRVFDMESTFKHLEHHHSLREETYLFPALDGVLGEEERRSLLAAFLARTEAPSR from the coding sequence ATGTCCGGCCCCACCGACTTCGTCAGCCTGGGTGCGCTCCACCGCGACCTGGAAGAGCTGTTCCTCCAGCACCAGGAGGCGCTGATGGGCATGGACCTGCCCGCGGCGCGCGAACGGCTGGCGAGGTATCGCGAGGAGCTGACGCGGCACCTGGAGGCGGAGGAAGCGCTGCTGCTCCCGGAGCTGCCCCGCGCCGGACGGATCCGCGGCGCCGCGCCGGAGCTCTTCACCGGCGAGCACCAGCGCATGCGGGAGTTGCTGGTGAAGTGCCAGGACGCCGTGGACGCACTGGACGCGAGCGCCCCGGACTACCGCCGCGCGGTGCTGCGCGTGTTCGACATGGAGAGCACGTTCAAGCACCTGGAGCACCACCACTCGTTGCGCGAGGAGACGTACCTGTTCCCCGCGCTGGATGGAGTGCTGGGGGAAGAGGAGCGGAGGTCTCTCCTGGCCGCGTTCCTCGCGCGCACGGAAGCTCCTTCTCGCTGA
- a CDS encoding tetratricopeptide repeat protein, translating to MTKAGVLILQLLTAQAPAPEAPPPEKPVAAPRADKLPDDPDALYKLGTAFLSQNQARRAVAPLTKLVGLTPDGVPAKVALARALRLSGDVPKAKALLDSALAAFPEEATLRSERGLLARIQDDTDEAITQYSVATELSPKDAELRFNLGEVLQRANRTDDAIEAYREALKLDGALQVARVNLGKALAEKGQNAEAKETLREAIRQKDTDAEAHYNLGVVLMRENDVTGAFAEYQAALKADPKHARAQNNLGVVLDGQGNARKAAEAFQKAIALDPKYAEAHFNLGLACFQLGENARATKAFEKALLLEPRRASGPYTQLGQLYLAQGKKTQAVSAFQKAIEKSADDGKKTTEAYQGLARAFLELGKVDDAVATLKTAVETFPDEPGVRAGYGDALKAKGDLAGAIAQYLACVKLQPTVDNRLMLAEAYAKKHVGAQARPLYEAVLQEDPKHRAAKLGLADLLLSMGDYAAAEKLLAPAEGEEADTAALARLGILHSRRGRPELAVPELEAVVAKDPAQLEARAELGFLYLRGGDETKALQVLSDVLAVEPRNSLGLLYLGHTLYRQGKLPEAEKAFRGSAQVDASAGEPHFALAQLLEATNRKPEAKKEYEAAVKLQPDHADAKSALQKLAVDVP from the coding sequence ATGACGAAAGCCGGAGTCCTCATCCTCCAGTTGTTGACGGCCCAGGCTCCCGCGCCGGAGGCCCCTCCGCCGGAGAAGCCCGTGGCGGCTCCGCGCGCGGACAAGCTCCCGGACGACCCGGACGCGCTCTACAAGCTGGGCACCGCCTTCCTGTCGCAGAACCAGGCGCGCCGCGCCGTGGCGCCGCTGACGAAGCTGGTGGGCCTCACGCCGGACGGCGTGCCCGCCAAGGTAGCGCTGGCGCGCGCGCTGCGGCTGTCGGGGGACGTGCCCAAGGCCAAGGCGCTGCTGGACTCGGCGCTGGCGGCCTTCCCGGAGGAGGCCACGCTGCGCTCGGAGCGCGGCCTGCTGGCGCGCATCCAGGACGACACGGACGAGGCCATCACCCAGTACTCGGTGGCCACGGAGCTTTCGCCCAAGGACGCGGAGCTGCGCTTCAACCTGGGCGAGGTGCTCCAGCGCGCGAACCGCACGGACGACGCCATCGAGGCGTACCGCGAGGCGCTGAAGCTGGACGGCGCGCTCCAGGTGGCACGGGTGAACCTGGGCAAGGCGCTGGCGGAGAAGGGCCAGAACGCCGAGGCCAAGGAGACGCTGCGCGAGGCCATCCGCCAGAAGGACACCGACGCGGAGGCGCACTACAACCTGGGCGTCGTGCTGATGCGGGAGAACGACGTCACGGGCGCGTTCGCGGAGTACCAGGCGGCGCTCAAGGCGGACCCGAAGCACGCGCGCGCGCAGAACAACCTGGGCGTGGTGCTGGACGGTCAGGGCAACGCGCGCAAGGCGGCGGAGGCGTTCCAGAAGGCCATCGCGTTGGATCCGAAGTACGCGGAGGCGCACTTCAACCTGGGGCTCGCGTGCTTCCAACTGGGAGAGAACGCCCGGGCGACGAAGGCCTTCGAGAAGGCGCTGCTCCTGGAGCCGCGCCGCGCGAGCGGTCCGTACACGCAGCTGGGCCAGCTGTACCTGGCGCAGGGCAAGAAGACGCAGGCGGTGTCCGCGTTCCAGAAGGCCATCGAGAAGAGCGCCGACGACGGCAAGAAGACGACGGAGGCGTACCAGGGCCTGGCACGCGCGTTCTTGGAGCTGGGCAAGGTGGACGACGCGGTGGCCACGCTGAAGACGGCGGTGGAGACCTTCCCGGACGAGCCCGGCGTGCGCGCGGGCTACGGCGACGCGCTCAAGGCCAAGGGCGACCTGGCCGGCGCCATCGCGCAGTACCTGGCCTGCGTGAAGCTGCAGCCCACGGTGGACAACCGGCTGATGCTGGCGGAGGCGTACGCGAAGAAGCACGTGGGCGCCCAGGCGCGGCCCCTCTACGAGGCCGTGCTCCAGGAGGACCCGAAGCACCGCGCGGCGAAGCTGGGCCTGGCGGACCTGCTGCTTTCGATGGGTGACTACGCGGCGGCGGAGAAGCTGCTGGCGCCCGCGGAAGGCGAGGAGGCGGACACGGCGGCGCTGGCGCGGCTGGGCATCCTGCACTCGCGGCGCGGCCGGCCGGAGCTGGCGGTGCCGGAGCTGGAGGCGGTGGTGGCGAAGGACCCCGCGCAGTTGGAGGCCCGCGCGGAGCTGGGCTTCCTGTACCTGCGCGGCGGTGACGAGACCAAGGCGCTGCAGGTGCTGAGCGACGTGCTGGCGGTGGAGCCTCGCAACTCGCTGGGCCTCCTGTACCTGGGGCACACGCTGTACCGGCAGGGCAAGCTGCCGGAGGCGGAGAAGGCCTTCCGCGGCTCGGCGCAGGTGGACGCGAGCGCGGGCGAGCCGCACTTCGCGCTCGCGCAGTTGCTGGAAGCCACCAACCGCAAGCCCGAGGCGAAGAAGGAGTACGAGGCGGCGGTGAAGTTGCAGCCGGACCACGCCGACGCGAAGTCCGCGCTCCAGAAGCTGGCCGTCGACGTGCCGTGA